A genomic stretch from Terriglobus sp. RCC_193 includes:
- a CDS encoding A24 family peptidase has translation MASHWIIPALAGIIGLALGSFLNVCIVRLPAEESIISPRSRCPHCHAQLRWYDNIPLLSYLLLRGRCRDCHERISWRYPAVELAVALWFVVSFWPFTHPLPGDFDPITQLTLRCFSTACLGWFLIGLAVTDWREHILPSDLTYGGIFVGLAITCMQAFFLDSQQDDVVLKHEININSANAGRSTGNVFLTGPEFHIFSHIFAAAAAFLLLYAIRAIYKALRKRDGMGLGDAKLLAMIAAFLGFAPTVVALAIGIFLATLYAVLLLARGKGKATTRLPFGSFLAVAGLIAAFYGQTIADAYLSLFQ, from the coding sequence GTGGCATCCCATTGGATCATTCCCGCGCTCGCAGGCATCATCGGCCTCGCGCTTGGCAGCTTTCTCAACGTCTGCATCGTACGTCTTCCTGCAGAGGAATCCATCATCTCGCCGCGCTCTCGCTGCCCCCACTGCCACGCGCAGCTACGCTGGTATGACAACATTCCGCTGCTCAGCTATCTGTTGCTCCGTGGCCGCTGCCGCGATTGTCACGAGCGCATCTCCTGGCGTTACCCGGCGGTCGAACTCGCTGTAGCTCTCTGGTTCGTCGTCAGCTTCTGGCCGTTCACCCATCCGCTGCCCGGCGACTTCGACCCGATCACGCAGCTCACTCTCCGCTGCTTCTCCACCGCCTGCCTTGGATGGTTCCTCATCGGCCTCGCCGTCACGGATTGGCGTGAACACATCCTGCCCAGCGACCTCACCTACGGTGGCATCTTCGTGGGACTCGCCATCACCTGCATGCAGGCGTTCTTCCTCGACTCACAACAGGACGACGTCGTCCTCAAGCACGAGATCAACATCAACAGCGCCAACGCAGGCCGCAGCACCGGCAATGTCTTCCTCACCGGGCCAGAGTTCCACATCTTCAGCCACATCTTCGCAGCCGCAGCAGCGTTCCTTCTGCTCTACGCCATCCGCGCCATCTACAAAGCCCTCCGCAAACGCGACGGCATGGGCCTCGGCGACGCCAAACTCCTCGCCATGATTGCAGCCTTCCTCGGCTTCGCTCCAACAGTAGTCGCACTGGCCATCGGCATCTTCCTCGCCACGCTCTACGCAGTCCTGCTTCTCGCACGAGGCAAAGGCAAAGCAACTACTCGTCTCCCCTTCGGCAGCTTCCTCGCCGTTGCGGGCCTCATTGCAGCTTTTTACGGCCAAACAATTGCAGACGCTTATTTGTCCCTCTTTCAATAA
- a CDS encoding helix-turn-helix transcriptional regulator: MIRDLRATHSMTQQDLADRIGVTRQTIIAIQSDKYSPSLEVAFRIATVFAIPLEQVFQYQPSSPAKKTR; the protein is encoded by the coding sequence ATCATCCGCGACCTCCGCGCCACACACTCCATGACGCAACAGGACCTGGCCGACCGCATCGGCGTCACCCGCCAGACCATCATCGCCATCCAGTCGGACAAGTATTCCCCGTCACTGGAGGTCGCCTTCCGTATCGCGACGGTATTTGCGATTCCGCTGGAACAGGTCTTCCAGTATCAGCCGTCATCACCCGCCAAGAAAACGCGTTAA
- a CDS encoding glyoxalase has translation MTERRHTLTAILPCTNVARSRAFYARLGFTNASGDEEYLMLSDELGGEIHLQPSVPGWLIPGKNPFGLYLYTEKVDELAAVFGAEILEKGKRPEEKPWGMYEFSLSDPDETLVRIGWPMRLRKA, from the coding sequence ATGACGGAGCGCAGGCATACTTTGACGGCGATTCTTCCGTGCACGAACGTGGCGCGGAGCCGCGCGTTTTATGCGCGACTGGGATTCACGAATGCCTCTGGCGATGAAGAGTACCTGATGCTTTCAGACGAGCTGGGTGGCGAGATTCATCTGCAGCCGTCGGTGCCGGGCTGGCTGATTCCCGGGAAGAATCCGTTTGGACTCTACCTGTACACGGAGAAAGTGGACGAACTGGCTGCTGTCTTCGGCGCGGAAATTCTGGAAAAGGGCAAGCGGCCGGAAGAGAAGCCGTGGGGGATGTATGAGTTTTCGCTCTCCGATCCCGATGAGACGCTGGTTCGGATCGGTTGGCCCATGCGACTGCGTAAGGCTTAA
- a CDS encoding NADH-quinone oxidoreductase subunit A translates to MNTSHPYIWNYLPLAFQLLVAVGLAGGMVVGSYFIGKKRASKVKAGAYECGMEPVGDARGRFSVRFYMVAMLFILFDVEAVFMLPWAVIYRQLPHITGSRFFGFWEMIVYLGFVAVGLFYVWKKGVLDWSQDKADL, encoded by the coding sequence ATGAACACGTCACATCCCTATATCTGGAATTACCTTCCGCTGGCCTTCCAGTTGCTGGTGGCCGTCGGACTGGCTGGCGGCATGGTCGTCGGATCGTATTTCATCGGCAAGAAGCGTGCCAGCAAGGTCAAGGCAGGCGCCTACGAATGCGGTATGGAGCCCGTCGGCGACGCCCGCGGACGCTTTTCCGTGCGCTTTTACATGGTTGCCATGCTCTTCATTCTGTTCGACGTGGAAGCCGTCTTCATGCTTCCCTGGGCGGTGATCTATCGCCAGCTCCCCCACATCACCGGATCGCGCTTCTTCGGCTTCTGGGAGATGATCGTGTACCTCGGCTTTGTAGCCGTGGGCCTGTTTTACGTTTGGAAGAAGGGCGTCCTTGACTGGAGCCAGGACAAGGCGGACCTCTAA
- a CDS encoding NADH-quinone oxidoreductase subunit C translates to MAEALLSLEAVREHMADNPAVVALADLAVKAKFDRDELTIYVASQNIVAAATAVQKAGYNFLEDVTAVDWYPSEPRFQVTYHIVSMKLKQRIRLAALLDGEDPVIDSITSVWPSANFYEREIWDLFGIRLIGHPNLTRIMMPTDWTGHPLRKDYPVEGYR, encoded by the coding sequence ATGGCAGAAGCTCTCCTCTCCCTCGAAGCCGTTCGCGAACACATGGCCGACAACCCGGCCGTAGTCGCGCTTGCCGATCTCGCCGTAAAGGCAAAATTTGATCGCGACGAACTCACTATTTACGTCGCATCGCAGAACATCGTCGCTGCTGCAACCGCCGTGCAGAAGGCCGGTTACAACTTCCTTGAAGATGTAACCGCAGTTGACTGGTATCCCAGCGAACCACGCTTCCAGGTGACCTACCACATCGTCAGCATGAAGCTGAAGCAGCGCATCCGCCTCGCGGCACTGCTCGACGGTGAAGATCCGGTCATCGACTCCATCACCTCCGTCTGGCCCAGCGCGAATTTCTACGAGCGCGAAATATGGGACCTGTTCGGCATCCGCCTCATCGGCCACCCGAACCTGACCCGCATCATGATGCCCACCGACTGGACGGGCCATCCGTTGCGCAAGGACTACCCCGTCGAGGGCTACCGCTAA
- the nuoD gene encoding NADH dehydrogenase (quinone) subunit D: MAPVAAPDMINPGVDDVVADARRHNQDPSNDHTMVLNMGPQHPSTHGVLRLVLEIDGETVLSVAPDIGYLHTGIEKTTEAKFYQQVVPLTDRIDYLCPMTNNLAYVLAVEKLLGLEIPERAETIRILLNELTRIQSHLVWLGTHAMDIGALTVFLYCFREREELLRLFEAVAGQRMMTSYFRIGGLSMEPPIDWFARVQKFLKIMPSKIAEYEGLLSGNPIWINRLKGVGYLSPEDAIALGVTGPPLRASGVDWDLRRDMPYSGYEKYQFKVPIRTEGDVWARYVIRLEEMYESVKICQQALDRMPEGPIVADAPKIILPNREQMKTQMESLIHHFKIVTEGFAVPAGEVFQAVESPRGVMGYYVVSDGTAKPLRVHMRNPSYATLQALETMCKGKLLGDVVAVIGSIDIVLGEIDR, encoded by the coding sequence ATGGCACCTGTAGCCGCTCCTGACATGATCAACCCCGGTGTGGACGACGTCGTCGCAGACGCTCGCCGTCACAACCAGGACCCCTCGAACGACCACACCATGGTCCTCAACATGGGACCGCAGCACCCGTCCACCCACGGCGTGCTCCGTCTGGTGCTTGAGATCGACGGTGAGACGGTCCTCTCCGTCGCGCCGGACATTGGTTACCTGCACACCGGCATCGAGAAGACCACCGAAGCCAAGTTTTACCAGCAGGTCGTTCCTCTCACAGACCGCATCGACTATCTCTGCCCCATGACCAACAACCTGGCCTACGTGCTGGCGGTTGAAAAGCTCCTGGGCCTTGAGATTCCGGAACGCGCAGAGACCATCCGTATCCTGCTGAACGAGCTCACGCGCATCCAGTCGCATCTCGTCTGGCTGGGCACGCACGCCATGGATATCGGCGCGCTCACCGTCTTCCTCTACTGTTTCCGCGAGCGCGAAGAACTCCTCCGCCTCTTTGAAGCCGTCGCCGGACAGCGCATGATGACCAGCTACTTCCGCATCGGCGGCCTTTCCATGGAACCACCCATCGATTGGTTCGCCCGCGTGCAGAAGTTCCTGAAGATCATGCCGTCGAAGATCGCCGAGTATGAAGGCCTGCTCAGCGGCAACCCCATCTGGATCAACCGCCTCAAGGGCGTCGGCTACCTCTCACCTGAGGACGCAATTGCCCTCGGCGTCACCGGCCCGCCACTCCGTGCCTCGGGTGTGGACTGGGATCTGCGCCGCGACATGCCCTACTCCGGCTACGAGAAGTACCAGTTCAAGGTACCCATCCGCACCGAAGGCGACGTCTGGGCGCGCTACGTCATCCGCCTCGAAGAAATGTACGAGTCGGTAAAGATCTGCCAGCAGGCGCTGGACCGCATGCCGGAAGGCCCCATCGTGGCCGACGCGCCCAAGATCATCCTGCCCAACCGCGAGCAGATGAAGACCCAGATGGAATCGCTTATCCACCACTTCAAGATCGTCACCGAGGGCTTCGCAGTCCCCGCAGGCGAAGTCTTCCAGGCAGTGGAATCGCCCCGCGGCGTCATGGGCTACTACGTGGTCTCCGACGGCACGGCAAAGCCCCTGCGCGTCCACATGCGCAATCCCAGCTATGCAACACTGCAGGCGCTGGAAACCATGTGCAAAGGCAAACTCCTGGGCGACGTCGTAGCCGTCATCGGCTCCATCGACATTGTCCTCGGCGAGATCGACCGGTAA
- a CDS encoding Uma2 family endonuclease — translation MATAAHIPVSEYLHTVYRPDCDYVDGEVEERNLGEQKHGLVQTAIAAIFFANRKAWGLRPITEQRIQVTASRYRVPDVCVVSSSDPIEPILSIAPVLCVEVLSPEDRFQRIIVRAQEFQRMGVSNIWIIDPETREAWTMDSNGGAVPMMEDAFTIPGTPVRVDIADIFEEIDNAPKADNAPKT, via the coding sequence ATGGCAACCGCCGCCCACATCCCGGTAAGCGAATACCTTCACACCGTCTATCGTCCGGATTGCGACTACGTGGATGGTGAAGTTGAGGAGCGCAACTTGGGTGAACAGAAACACGGGCTCGTACAAACCGCGATTGCGGCCATCTTCTTCGCAAATCGTAAAGCCTGGGGCCTGCGTCCTATCACAGAGCAACGCATTCAGGTGACAGCGTCACGGTATCGAGTCCCGGATGTGTGCGTTGTGTCCTCCTCGGATCCAATCGAACCAATTCTTTCGATTGCTCCTGTACTTTGCGTGGAAGTCCTCTCCCCGGAAGACCGTTTTCAACGCATTATCGTCCGCGCGCAGGAATTCCAGCGCATGGGGGTATCCAACATCTGGATTATCGATCCTGAAACGCGCGAAGCATGGACCATGGATTCTAATGGCGGTGCCGTTCCCATGATGGAAGATGCCTTCACCATCCCCGGCACGCCTGTTCGCGTCGACATCGCAGATATTTTCGAAGAAATCGACAACGCTCCCAAAGCCGACAACGCTCCCAAAACATAG
- a CDS encoding ribonuclease E inhibitor RraB, translating into MAADLREKENLDQQLANNSIRIKELIDQQYNVEVTRSLVLCFSAPDEECARALNKALFAKGTRSLTRDPEQKSNGRWAIQVGVKRSLRDVVREEFVADLVHTAAGMKGTYDGWNLLADEPAEQTQKHPSVPDVQGRRVAA; encoded by the coding sequence ATGGCCGCCGATCTGCGTGAGAAGGAAAACCTTGACCAGCAGCTTGCGAACAACAGCATCCGCATCAAGGAGTTGATCGATCAGCAGTACAACGTGGAAGTCACACGCTCCCTGGTCCTCTGTTTCTCCGCACCCGACGAAGAATGCGCCCGCGCACTGAACAAAGCTCTCTTCGCAAAAGGCACTCGCTCTCTTACTCGTGACCCGGAGCAGAAATCCAACGGCCGCTGGGCCATCCAGGTGGGGGTCAAGCGCAGCTTGCGCGACGTTGTCCGCGAGGAGTTCGTCGCAGACCTGGTCCATACCGCCGCTGGCATGAAGGGTACCTACGACGGCTGGAACCTCCTTGCAGACGAACCTGCGGAACAGACTCAAAAGCACCCCAGCGTACCCGATGTTCAGGGCAGGCGGGTTGCTGCCTGA
- a CDS encoding VOC family protein: MAKNQFSYIELPATDVAVLKSFYGNVFGWTHQDWGPDYVTAHGSGLEAGYNGSDEGRSKSPLAMIETDAIEAVAEQVEAAGGAITQPIFQYPGGRRFHFTDPSGNELAVMQPDK, translated from the coding sequence ATGGCTAAGAATCAGTTTTCCTACATTGAACTGCCGGCAACAGACGTGGCCGTACTGAAGTCGTTTTACGGAAACGTCTTTGGATGGACACACCAGGACTGGGGCCCGGACTACGTGACGGCGCATGGATCGGGATTGGAAGCAGGCTACAACGGCAGCGATGAGGGGCGGTCAAAGAGTCCGCTGGCGATGATTGAGACGGATGCGATTGAAGCGGTGGCGGAGCAGGTAGAGGCTGCGGGTGGGGCGATCACGCAGCCGATCTTCCAGTATCCCGGCGGACGGCGGTTTCACTTCACGGATCCCTCAGGGAATGAACTGGCCGTGATGCAGCCGGATAAATGA
- a CDS encoding transcriptional regulator, with protein MSDITAQLHRELWTSWASLLRSYSAVHSLGRELHAVVEVSDATILVRYGLRWMQFTHDEYRTSEGESKPFKLTENGRAIVGDHEDEMDLFAERLASAIITV; from the coding sequence GTGAGCGACATCACTGCACAGCTTCATCGCGAACTCTGGACATCGTGGGCTTCCCTGCTGCGTTCTTACTCTGCCGTGCACTCGCTGGGACGCGAACTTCACGCCGTTGTTGAAGTCTCTGATGCGACCATTCTGGTCCGCTATGGATTGCGATGGATGCAGTTCACGCATGACGAATATCGCACCAGCGAAGGCGAATCGAAGCCCTTCAAACTCACGGAAAATGGGCGTGCCATCGTTGGTGACCACGAAGATGAGATGGACCTGTTCGCAGAGCGCCTTGCATCGGCGATAATTACCGTGTGA
- the nuoE gene encoding NADH-quinone oxidoreductase subunit NuoE, whose protein sequence is MSTVTDSIFSPATAARFDKLVTLYPVKRSALVPMLLYAQDEVGYVSDAVVAEIAQRLDLLELDVRGVLSYYSMLRTKPAGKFNVQVCTNISCMLVGGYDILDHCKAKLGIGHKEVTADGLFSLEEVECIGACCWAPAMQVNYDFHENLTPAKVDVILEDYAAGRGKDVK, encoded by the coding sequence GTGAGCACCGTAACCGACAGCATCTTCTCGCCGGCCACGGCCGCGCGCTTCGACAAACTTGTTACGCTGTACCCCGTCAAGCGCTCGGCTCTTGTTCCCATGCTGCTTTATGCGCAGGACGAGGTCGGCTATGTCTCCGACGCCGTCGTGGCTGAGATTGCCCAGCGTCTCGACCTTCTCGAGTTGGACGTTCGCGGCGTGCTGTCGTACTACTCCATGCTCCGCACCAAACCCGCGGGCAAGTTCAACGTACAGGTCTGCACCAACATCTCCTGCATGCTCGTCGGCGGTTACGACATTCTCGATCATTGCAAGGCAAAACTCGGTATCGGCCACAAGGAAGTCACCGCGGACGGTCTCTTCTCGCTTGAAGAAGTCGAATGCATCGGCGCATGTTGCTGGGCTCCCGCCATGCAGGTCAACTACGACTTCCACGAAAACCTCACGCCCGCAAAAGTCGACGTCATCCTCGAAGATTACGCAGCAGGCCGCGGAAAGGACGTGAAGTAA
- the nuoF gene encoding NADH-quinone oxidoreductase subunit NuoF, translating into MPVLVSHPDEVKVLSRRFGAGAADIDKYLELDGYKAVQKAIESGPEWVINEMKASGLRGRGGAGFPTGLKWSFVPKVSDKPKYVLVNGDESEPGTCKDHVIFLHDPHAVIEGTMIAGLAIGAKTGFIYLRGEYRYLLKIVEKAVADAYAKGFLGKNIFGKEGVDFDIVTQSGAGAYEVGEESALMESLEGKRGVPRIKPPFPAVVGLYGGPTVINNAETIASAPHILLMGGEAYAKLGSERNGGTRLFGISGMVERPGVYELPMGYNLKKAIYDVAGGVKGGRKLKAVVPGGSSCPVLLPDEIDVGLDFDQMGKAGTMLGSGGIVVLDETVSIVEFALRTIKFYQHESCGWCIPCREGTDWLKKTLTRFYNGAGNVKDINNIQYLAENMMGRTFCPLGDAAAMPTLGFIKKFRGEFEEYLKGHRTEKAFITTDELIGASH; encoded by the coding sequence ATGCCCGTTCTCGTCTCACATCCCGATGAAGTCAAAGTCCTCTCCCGCCGCTTCGGCGCAGGCGCGGCAGACATCGACAAGTACCTCGAACTCGATGGCTACAAGGCCGTACAGAAAGCCATTGAGAGCGGCCCGGAATGGGTCATCAACGAGATGAAGGCCAGCGGCCTTCGCGGTCGTGGTGGCGCAGGCTTCCCCACCGGCCTCAAGTGGTCGTTCGTCCCCAAGGTCAGCGACAAGCCGAAATACGTTCTCGTGAACGGCGACGAATCCGAACCCGGCACCTGCAAAGATCACGTCATCTTCCTGCACGACCCACACGCCGTCATCGAAGGCACCATGATCGCGGGCCTCGCCATCGGTGCAAAGACGGGCTTTATCTATCTGCGTGGTGAGTATCGCTACCTGCTCAAGATCGTCGAAAAGGCCGTTGCCGACGCATATGCCAAGGGCTTCCTCGGCAAGAACATCTTCGGCAAGGAAGGCGTGGATTTCGACATCGTCACGCAGTCCGGTGCTGGCGCATATGAGGTTGGTGAAGAGTCGGCGCTGATGGAATCGCTGGAAGGCAAGCGCGGCGTTCCGCGCATCAAGCCACCGTTCCCCGCTGTCGTGGGCCTCTACGGTGGTCCCACCGTTATCAATAACGCAGAGACGATCGCCTCCGCACCGCACATCCTGCTGATGGGTGGCGAGGCATACGCCAAGCTCGGTTCCGAGCGCAACGGCGGCACCCGCCTCTTCGGCATCAGCGGCATGGTGGAGCGTCCCGGCGTGTACGAGCTGCCCATGGGCTACAACCTGAAGAAGGCCATCTACGACGTTGCAGGCGGCGTCAAGGGCGGACGCAAGCTGAAGGCCGTCGTCCCCGGCGGATCATCCTGCCCAGTCCTTCTGCCCGATGAAATCGACGTGGGCCTCGACTTTGACCAGATGGGCAAAGCCGGCACCATGCTCGGCTCTGGCGGCATCGTTGTTCTTGACGAAACGGTCTCCATCGTGGAGTTTGCCCTGCGAACCATCAAGTTCTACCAGCATGAATCCTGCGGCTGGTGCATTCCCTGCCGCGAAGGCACGGACTGGCTCAAGAAGACCCTCACACGCTTCTACAACGGAGCGGGCAACGTGAAGGACATTAACAACATTCAGTACCTCGCCGAAAACATGATGGGCCGCACCTTCTGCCCACTCGGCGATGCAGCAGCGATGCCCACGCTCGGCTTCATTAAGAAGTTCCGCGGCGAGTTTGAAGAGTATCTGAAGGGCCATCGCACCGAAAAGGCCTTCATCACCACCGATGAACTCATCGGCGCTTCGCACTAA
- a CDS encoding type II toxin-antitoxin system HicA family toxin, whose amino-acid sequence MKFRELRKLVEQDGWFHDSQKGSHAHYEHPTKKGKVTIAGHPNDDVPPGLLNAILKQTGLK is encoded by the coding sequence GTGAAATTTCGTGAACTGAGGAAATTGGTCGAACAGGACGGATGGTTCCATGACAGTCAAAAAGGCAGTCATGCACACTACGAACATCCGACAAAGAAGGGCAAAGTTACCATTGCCGGCCACCCCAACGACGACGTCCCTCCGGGACTCTTAAACGCGATTCTGAAACAGACAGGGTTGAAATGA
- a CDS encoding type II toxin-antitoxin system HicB family antitoxin — protein MREKYLVIFEKGPTSFGAMSPEIPGCFAVGQNLEEAKERFIGAAEAHLRWLAESGDPVPHPGITSIDVPTDEPADESVYILERIALSLPTPAHATAA, from the coding sequence ATGAGAGAAAAGTATCTCGTCATCTTTGAAAAGGGACCTACAAGTTTCGGCGCGATGTCGCCGGAGATTCCCGGGTGCTTTGCGGTTGGTCAGAACCTTGAAGAAGCCAAGGAACGTTTCATTGGCGCAGCAGAGGCTCATCTGCGCTGGCTCGCTGAATCGGGCGATCCTGTCCCTCATCCCGGCATCACCAGCATTGATGTTCCTACGGATGAACCGGCGGATGAGTCTGTCTATATCCTGGAACGCATCGCTCTCTCTTTACCGACACCGGCTCACGCCACCGCAGCATAA
- a CDS encoding molybdopterin-dependent oxidoreductase: MPDVTFTVDGQQLTAPAGTLLIDACKAAGIQIPAFCYYPGLSLQAACRMCVVRIEKMPKLQTACTTPVAEGMIVATETPEIAQARKATLELLLGNHPLDCPVCDAGGQCELQDMTFKYGAAESFYTEPKNHREEQKWSPTVYFDRPRCILCYRCVRMCGEGMDVYALGIQNRGSSAVIAPNIPASQTEDGLAKLDCEECGMCIDVCPVGALTSDTYRYKTRPWEMNHVATICTHCGDGCKTTLGVRSTTDGSEIMRGDNRDKSGLNGDFLCNKGRYGFDFANSPQRITEPMLRQPNGEFKTVTWDEALAFTGKRLREIRDAGKQTAVIGGNRLTNEEAYLLQKFARTVLGTNNIDHHRTADYVTLAAALAGHRDRFASQHDNEKAPAILLVGGDPTNEAPLTAWNLRTNVRLNNAKLFIVNHRTIKLRRQAKNFAQIDELGYGAAIDALVNGTGDNALNTLRDAVKAEQSLVILIGDELRGEALKRLIDFGLSLPNTKFALLGDYVNAHGAADMGLLPDMLPGYQPVNGQHGFAAEYGERFNATPGLDLVGIFDAANAGNLGALYIVNANPVSRYSIGESYLANTFTVVHEMFLTETAKLADVILPCANLYEKSGSVTNSYGDLQLVQKASDRAGVRTDLELIVRVADAMGANIRELVPFGKKSTGLRADLGQTRGAQAGEADRHAVWLTSNNLEPKLSPFDPFAVLDEIQRLVPGYDLLRLQLLSGNDQHLSPAAPADLIQIAPARRDLVLPADDTLFTSGTLGRYSPKLTELADKYAVEPAGIPAD, from the coding sequence ATGCCAGACGTAACCTTTACCGTAGACGGCCAGCAGCTAACCGCACCCGCGGGCACGCTGCTCATCGACGCCTGCAAGGCCGCGGGCATCCAGATCCCGGCCTTCTGCTACTACCCCGGCCTGTCGCTCCAGGCGGCCTGCCGCATGTGCGTTGTCCGCATTGAAAAAATGCCCAAGCTGCAGACGGCCTGCACCACGCCCGTCGCTGAAGGCATGATCGTTGCGACCGAGACACCGGAGATTGCGCAGGCCCGCAAGGCCACGCTGGAACTCCTCCTCGGCAACCACCCGCTCGACTGTCCCGTCTGCGACGCAGGCGGCCAGTGCGAACTGCAGGACATGACCTTTAAGTACGGCGCGGCAGAGTCCTTCTACACCGAACCGAAGAACCACCGCGAAGAACAGAAATGGTCGCCCACGGTCTACTTTGACCGTCCGCGTTGCATCCTCTGCTACCGCTGCGTCCGTATGTGCGGCGAAGGCATGGACGTTTACGCTCTCGGTATCCAGAACCGCGGCTCCTCCGCCGTCATCGCGCCGAACATCCCCGCATCGCAAACCGAAGACGGCCTTGCCAAGCTCGACTGCGAAGAGTGCGGCATGTGCATTGACGTTTGCCCGGTCGGCGCGCTCACCAGCGACACCTATCGCTACAAGACGCGCCCGTGGGAGATGAACCACGTCGCCACCATCTGCACGCACTGCGGCGATGGCTGCAAGACCACGCTCGGCGTGCGCTCCACCACCGACGGCAGCGAGATCATGCGCGGTGACAACCGTGACAAGTCCGGCCTGAACGGCGACTTCCTCTGCAACAAGGGCCGCTACGGCTTCGACTTTGCCAACTCGCCCCAGCGCATCACCGAACCGATGCTCCGTCAGCCCAACGGCGAGTTCAAGACCGTCACCTGGGACGAAGCACTCGCCTTCACCGGCAAGCGCCTTCGCGAAATCCGCGACGCTGGCAAGCAGACCGCCGTCATCGGCGGCAACCGCCTCACGAACGAAGAGGCCTACCTGCTGCAGAAGTTCGCACGCACGGTCCTCGGCACCAACAACATCGATCACCACCGCACGGCCGACTACGTCACGCTGGCCGCAGCCCTCGCAGGCCATCGCGATCGCTTCGCCTCGCAGCATGACAATGAGAAGGCTCCGGCGATCCTCCTTGTCGGCGGCGACCCCACCAACGAGGCTCCGCTGACCGCATGGAATCTGCGTACCAACGTGCGCCTGAACAACGCCAAGCTGTTCATCGTAAATCACCGCACTATTAAGCTCCGTCGCCAGGCGAAGAACTTCGCTCAGATCGACGAACTCGGCTACGGCGCAGCCATCGACGCGCTGGTAAATGGCACAGGCGACAATGCGCTCAACACCCTGCGCGATGCCGTGAAGGCAGAGCAGTCGCTCGTCATTCTCATCGGCGACGAACTGCGCGGCGAAGCCCTCAAGCGCCTCATCGACTTCGGCCTGTCGTTGCCCAACACGAAGTTCGCGCTCCTCGGCGACTACGTGAATGCACACGGCGCCGCAGACATGGGCCTGCTGCCCGACATGTTGCCCGGCTACCAGCCAGTCAATGGCCAGCACGGCTTCGCAGCCGAGTACGGCGAGCGCTTCAATGCAACGCCCGGCCTCGACCTCGTCGGCATCTTCGATGCGGCCAACGCAGGCAATCTCGGCGCGCTGTACATCGTCAACGCAAACCCGGTCAGCCGCTACTCTATCGGAGAGTCCTATCTCGCAAACACCTTCACGGTTGTCCACGAGATGTTCCTCACGGAAACCGCCAAGCTCGCAGACGTCATCCTGCCTTGCGCCAACCTATACGAGAAATCCGGTTCCGTCACCAACAGCTACGGCGACCTGCAACTCGTACAGAAGGCCAGCGACCGCGCCGGTGTCCGCACCGACCTGGAATTGATCGTCCGCGTGGCCGATGCTATGGGCGCAAACATCCGCGAGCTGGTTCCCTTCGGCAAGAAGTCCACCGGACTCCGCGCCGACCTGGGCCAGACCCGAGGCGCACAAGCCGGCGAGGCCGACCGTCACGCCGTATGGCTCACCAGCAACAACCTTGAGCCGAAGCTCTCGCCGTTCGATCCTTTCGCGGTGCTCGATGAAATCCAGCGCCTCGTCCCGGGTTACGATCTGCTCCGTCTGCAGCTTCTCAGCGGCAACGACCAGCACCTGTCGCCCGCAGCTCCGGCAGACCTCATCCAGATCGCACCGGCGCGCCGCGACCTCGTCCTGCCCGCCGACGATACGCTCTTCACCTCCGGCACGCTGGGCCGCTACTCGCCCAAGCTGACCGAACTGGCTGACAAGTACGCAGTAGAACCCGCCGGCATCCCGGCTGACTGA